GTAGGGGCTACAAAACAACACGTCCGTCTTTTGATCTTTATTCGTGGTTTTGATCCGCGTGATCTGCGTTATCCGCGGCTCTGCTTCCTGTTCTCTATCCTCAGTCCACTTTCCTCAAATCGTCCGCGGATTCCTCCGCGATCTTCTTGTACATTTCCAGCGCCTTCTTGAACGTCTTCTCGGCTTCGGCGCGTTCGCTTTCCTTGATCCCGGGTCCGCGAACGAGCCACAACTGTTCGATCACGCCGACGCACCACTTCGCGCTCGCTTTGCTGGCACGGATCGGCTTGCCGGCTACGATCACGTTCACCGGGTTCGTGTGCATTTGCGGGAAGTGCCGGATCGCCACCCACGAGCTTTTGTCGATGCTCACATCGAAGCTCACGTCGTGCGTTTTGTCGTCGGCCGGGATGTCCTTCGACTGCACCACTTTTCCGTTCACCACGAGTTCGAGCTTCCGCGACGGCCCGGTGGGGGCTTGCGCACCGGGCGCGGTGCCGAGCGAGACGTCCTTCGCGAACGCGACCTTCGCGGCCACCTTCACCGTGCCGGCCGCGTCGAGTTTCACGTCGCCGAACCCGGCCGAGGTGCCGTTCACCGCGAATTCGAGGGCGTGGGCGTAGCCATCGGAGACGTAAGAGCGCCCCTGCGCGATGCCCTTGCACCACGCGCCGTAGTCGACCATGTCCGTCTTCTTGCCGAGCTGCACGTACACGCGGCCCTGCCCGACGCGGCTCCCGGAAATGCACGGGAAGTCGGTTTCGCCGCTCGCCTTCAGCGGGAACCCGCAGTTCATGATGTGGTACCAGCAGTTCCATTCCGGCGTGCGTGCGGTGTCCATCGCGGAGATGAAATCGCACACACCCATCGCGGTGGTGACGCAGATTTCCTGCGCGCCGATGCCGTTCATTTCCGGGACATTCAGGTTCGGTAGCGTATTGGCCGTTTTCTCAGTGCTCTTGAGCAATTCGGCCGCACTGAGAGCGCCGTCGCTGTTCGTGTCGATGGTGGCAAACGGCTCCGGGAGCGGCAGTTTGCCGGCCCTCGCCTCGTCGGGGCTGACAGACCCGTCCTTGTTGGTGTCGAGCGCGTCAAGCAGCCGCTTCGCGGCCTCCTTCGGGTTCACGCCCAGGCCGTTCGCGGAATGCGCGTACCCGGTCACAGCGCCCTGGTCCTTTGCCCACTTCATCAGCGGAGTCGTCCACGTCGGCCAGCCCTTGAGTTTGGTGCCGTCGGAACCGGGGTACGTTTGGTCGCGCAGGTTCAGCAAGCAGACGTGGCCGAGCGCTTGCGAGCCGAAGCCGCTCACTTCGACGTCGTATTTGAGGATGGTGAACGGCTCACTCTTTTGCCACGGCTTCGCCTCGAAGAACTTGCGCTGGTAGTCGTAACACGGTCCCCAGGTCAGGCAGCAGCCGACGTTCAGCCCCTCACCTTTGACGTGCAGGAACATGTCTTCGGGGAGCACGCCCTCGGTGGGGTTCGTGTAGTGGGCGCAGCCGGCCGCGTGGATGTGGTGATCGCCACTGAAAAACCCGAAATCGGCCGGGTTGATCCACCGTTCGAGCTTCGCGGCGAACGTGAGCCCTTTACCGTCGAACGGAACGGTCAGCTCTTGCGTCTTCAGTGCGTATTCCGGCCCGCGCCCGTACTGCACGAGGAACTTGCCCGGCGGGAGCAAGATCGTTCCGCCGTCGTGCCGGTAAACTTGCCGCTGGAAGAAGAGGTCCGGGGCGAGGCGCTTGGCCTGGGGCGGGTAGATGTGGCCGCTCGCGTCCGTGATGAGGAACCGCCCGGTCGTGGGTTTGCCGTCGAAGTCCGTCACTTTCACCTTCACCGCGACCGCCGGTTTCACCTCGAACAGCACCGGCGTTTCCCCACGGAACCCGAGATCCTGGTTGCCCTGCCCGATGTCGAACCCGATGGTCGCTTCGCGCCGGCCGCTCTCCGACGAGTAGAGGAGCACGATCGCGTACTCGACCTTGAGCCCGCTGAGCGTGTCGGTCATCGGCGGGGCGCTGAATATCTCGGCGCCGAGAAACCGCTCGACGATTTTCGGGTCGTCTTTCGAGTTTTTGGCGTTCTGGCCCGGGCCGCTGTACACCGGTCCGGCCTGGGCGCTCATGACGCGCAACTGTTTCTTCACGGTGCTGTCGTTCATGACTTTCACGAGCACCGGCGTCCACCCGGCCTGCTGAAGTATGGTGTCCCCCGGCCCCTTCGCGACCTTGAGGCGCGCTTCCGGGTTGATCGTGACCGCGAACAGCACCCGCTTGTCGAGAACCTCCTGGACCTTCTTCGCGTCCTTGTCTTCGATGGCTTTCGCCAGTTGCTTGCCGGCTTCTTCGGGGAGCGGGGTGCCGAGGAAGTCGAGGGCCTTCACGAGCCGCTCCGCGTTCGCCGCGAGCGGTTGCCCCTCGACGTCGGGGATCACGGGAACGTCCGCGGCGCGTGCGGCGCTCGCGAGAGCGATTATCGCGCCGAGCGCGAGGAAGAGGCGGGGCATGGGGAGCTCCTTCAGGGTGGGACCGGCGCCCATGACACCGCGCCGGCCGGGCGATGTCCACGGTTTTCCGCACCGGGTGCGGGCGCGCACCACAACTAAATTCTGTCGGGCCTGCTATAATCGACCTACCATTCCCGCACCGAGGCTTTGGGCAGAAGTGAAATGAAGATCGCGAGATACCCGCACCCGGCGCTCCGTGTGAAAGCGCGGCCCGTTACCGCCATCGACGCGGACGTGCAGAAGGCCGCCGCCGAGATGCTGGAACTGATGTACAGAAGCGAGGGGCTGGGCCTCGCCGCGCCGCAAGTCACGCTCGATTACCAGATGATCGTGATGAACTTTGCGGGCGAAGCGGACCGCCCCGACCAAGAAGTGGTCGCCATCAATCCGGTGATCCTGGAAGCTAAAGGCGGCACGGTGAACGACCGCGAGGGGTGTTTGAGTTTCCCGGGGCTGTACCAGAACGTGCGCCGGGCGAAGACCGTACACGTGGCGGCGTACAACCTGAAGGGCGAGAAGTTCGAGATGGTGTGCCACGACCTCGCGGCGCGCGTGTGGCAGCACGAGATCGACCACCTTCAGGGTACGCTGTTCATCGACAAAATGGGCTCGCTCGGGCTCTCGCGCAGCCAGCGCGACCTGGAGAAGTTCGTTTCGGACTTCGAGAAGGACAAGAAGAAGGGCGACCTACCGCCGGACCTGGAACCAAAGATGTAACGGTGAACCCCGCCCACAAGGGCGGTGGGCTCTGTCGAGTGTGAATCACCCGCCCACAAGGGCGGGGGCGCGCGGAGTGCTGCATGCGAATAGTGATGATGGGAACGGGGACGTTCGCGGAGCCGACGTTCGAGGCGCTGATCGCGGCGTTCGGTGGTGACGTCGTGGGGTTGGTGACGCAGCCCGAGCGCGACGCCGGCAACAAGCGCGGGAGCACGCGCCAGACCGGTAAGGGCATGGCGAATATTGCGCGCGCTGCGAACATTCCCGTGGCGCAGCCCGAGAGCATCAACACGCCCGAGGGCTTGGAACTGCTCCGCGGAACGCAACCCGACCTGCTCGTCGTCGCGGCATACGGTCAGATTCTCTCACGCGATGTGCTGACTGTACCCACGCGCGGCACGATCAACGTTCACGCCTCACTACTGCCGAAGTACCGCGGCGCGGCGCCGGTCGCGTATGCGATTCTCAGCGGCGAGCCGCAAACCGGAGTGACCATTATCAAAGTGACGCCCGGCCTCGACTCCGGCGACATGATCCTTCAGGAATCGCTCGACATCCTCCCGACCGACACCACGGGCAGCCTCGAAGCGCGACTTTCGATACTCGGCGCACAAATGGCCGTCGAAGCCACGCACAAATACGCGGCCGGTGGGCCGGTGGAAGGCGTGAAGCAAGACCCGGCACTGGTGACGAAGGCCCCGAAGATCAAGAAGGAGTTCGGGTTGATCGACTGGACGAAGCCCGCGGCCGGCATCGAGCGCCACGTCCGCGCGATGCAGCCGTGGCCAACGGCGTACACGTTCTTGCACCGGCCCGGCAAGGAACCGATGCGGGTGATCGTCATCGCGGCAAACGAATTTCCTGTACGTTACGCCCCGGAAGCACCCGCCGGCCGATCGTTCGTGGATGCGAAGTTCCCACAATCCCTCTTCGTCGTTGGAGGGGAAGTGAATTCCGCAGAGCGCTCAGTGTTGGAAGTTCACGAACTTCAGCCGGCGGGAAAGAAGAAGATGACAGCAGAGGAATTCTTGCGCGGGTACCCTATCGTTGAGGGCATGCGGTTCGGCCCGGAAGTGCTGGTATGACGATTACCGCCCGGCAAGTCGCGGCCGACGTGCTGAACCGCTCGCGCTCGCGCGACGGGTTCGCGGCCGAACTCATCGACGACGCACTCAGCAAAGTGAGCCTTACGGCCCAGGACCGCCGCTTCGTCACGCAACTGGTGTTCGGTGTCACCCGGCGCGCGGGCACGCTCGACGCGATTCTGAAACCGTTCATCCACCTCCCGTTCCACGCGGTCCAGCCGCGCGTGTGGGACTTGCTGCGCCTCGGGGCGTTTCAACTCACGTTCCTCACGCACGTCCCCAAGCACGCGGCCGTGAACGAAACGGTCGAACTCGCCCCCTACGTCGGGGCGCTGAAGGCCAAGGGTTTCGTCAACGGCGTGCTGCGTCGCGTGTCAGAACTGGTGACGGAAGACTTCACGGACAAGCCGGGCGCGGACGCGGTGGCGTTCGCGTGGGAACCTCCCCCCCCGTCCCCCTTCCCTTCAGGGGAGGGGGAGGAACAAAGACAACCTACACCCCCGTCCCCCCTCCCTGAAGGGAAGGGGGAGCAGGCGCGCGCGACCGCTATGCTGGAGACGGTATCCGACAGTTCGTTCTCCCTCTTCCCTAGCAGGAGGGGGTTGCAGGGGGAACCCGCGGGGGGTTCTCCCTCACCAGAAGTGAGGGGGGACGGGGGGGTAGGTTCTTCGAGTGCAGTCACCGGTGGGAAAGGTTCTTACCGCCGGCTCGCGCGCCCCGTTCTTCCCGATCCCGTCGCCGATCCCACGGGGTACTTCGCTGCGGCGTTCTCGTTCCCGCAGTGGCTCGCGAACCGGTGGGTCGAGCGTTACGGCCCGGCCGAATGCACGCGGCTCGGTTTCTGGTTCAACGCGCCACCGCCACTGTGGATTCGTGTGAACAAGCAGAACGCGAGCCGCGAATCGTACCGCGCTCAGCTCGCCGGGCAGATGATCGAAGCGGAGCCGGGGGCGCACCCACAATCGCTCCGGTTCGCCGAACACCATTCGATCCGCGATCTCCCCGGTTACGCCGCCGGCGATTTCGCGGTGCAGGATCACTCGTCGATGCTGGTCGCGTCCGCGCTCGGGGTGGAGCCCGGGATGCGCGTTCTCGATGCGTGCGCTGCGCCCGGCGGCAAGACGACGCACCTCACGGAGTTGATGGACAATCGGGGACACGTCACCGCATGCGACATTGAGGCGAAGCGCCTCGAAACCGTGACCACGCTGTGCCAACGGCTCCAGATGAAGGACGTGGAAACGGTTCTACTCAACGAAGACGGCGAACTGCCCCCGGGACCGTTCGATGCGGCGCTGGTCGATGTCCCGTGTAGCAACACGGGCGTGCTCGGCAGAAGGCCGGAAGTGCGGTGGCGGCTGAAGCCGAACGAGTTCGAGCACCTCATTCGCTTGCAAACGCGGCTGCTCATTCTCGCGGCCGAGCGCGTCAAACCGGGCGGCGCGGTGGTGTATTCCACCTGCAGCATCGAGCCGGACGAAAACGAGGGCGTCGTGAAAGCCGTGTGCCGCGGAATGCGGAGCCTGTCGCTCGAAGCGGAGCACTCGTCGGCGCCGGGGCGCCCGTCCGATGGCGGGTACTGGGCGCGGCTCCGCAAAGCAAAATAAGCACCTATCAACGGGCGCGCAGTTGGCCTTGACTCGCGCCGCTCTCACCCGTTCTACTCTCGGTTCGGATTTTCGCGCTCCAAACCGGGACACGTTTATGGCCACGGACACGGCCCCGCTCCCGACCGCCCACAGTGGTGCCTTCGCCGGCCCCGCGCCGGCGGACGGTCGAACCGCCCCCCACCCCACCGACCCGACGCGGCACCTGTGGCAGTTACCCGTGCTCCTGCTCGGCATCGGTGTGTTCGTGTCCGCGTGGCAGGGGTGGTTGCCGGTCGGCCGGAACGATCCGGCATCGGCATTTACCCGAGATATTGCTGCGCTCAAGGCCAGTTACGAAAAACTGACGCCGGACGCGACCGATCTGAAGTCGCAGTTGAACAACGTTGCTAAGAGCGTGGAAACGTTCCCCGAGCACGCCCCACAAGCGAGGTTCCACCTCGGTAGCGGGTACGTGCGGCTCGCGGAGATCACCCCCTCGGCGGACGAAGCCCGCGGGTACTGGACGCTCGCGCAACAGCACTTCGCGCTGGTCACCGCCGAACAGCTCCGCGACTCGAACGACCGACCGAAACTCGACTTCCGCTCGGCGAAAGTGCGCGCCGCCATCGGGCTCCCGGAGGCGCCCAACGCCGACCTCGTCGCACTGCTGATCCAGGTCCTATCGGCCCCGCCGCCGGGTGAAGAGGGGGGCGAAACGCGGCGCCTGATAGCGGATCTCGCGCTGCGCAAAAGCCCGATGGACTTCGCTCTCGCAAAAGCGTCGCTCACGCAGTACCTCGTGAGCGCCGGAACCTCGACCCCGCCGGCGGCACTGGCCCGCGCGCGGCTCCGGCTCGGCGCCATCTTCCTGGAACTGCACGAGTACGAGCCGGCGCGCAAGTGGCTCGCGCAAGTCGGCGGGGACGCCCCCTCCGAGGTGCTCGCGCCCGCGAAAGCGGGCCTGGCCCGGGCGCTCATGGCCGACGGCGATTTCCTCGGCGCGGCAAAGGAACTGGAAGCCCTCCGCACCATCCAGGGCGTACCCGCCCTGTACCGCACCGGCGCGGCCTACGACCTCGCGGTCTGCAAGCTGCGCGCGAACGACCGGGACTCCGCGACCAAGTATTTTGAGGAAGCCATCCGGGGAACGGGGGCCGAAGCCGCCGCCGCCGCGGTCCAGCTCGCGGACCTGCACCTCCACTCCCCGGACGCCGCGCGCCACAAGCTCGCGGTCGAGCTGCTCGCGGACGCGGTGAAGGGCGTGAAGTCCGCCGCCGAGTACAAGAGCGAACTCGTGCCCGTGACGGACGTGCAAGCCGCGTTCGAGTTGGCCGTCACGACGCTCCTCGCGGACGGCGCGTTCGAGCCGGCGCTCAAGGCCGCGGAGACGTATGCCGCGGTCGCACCGGTCCCGCGCGAGCGCGAGCGGCGCGCCGACGTGCTGGCCGCGTGGGGCGCCGCGCTCAAGAAGACCAACGGGAGCGCGAAGCCGAAACTCAAGGCCGCGGCCGACGAGTTCGCCGCGCTCGCCGAGTTCCAGCCCAAGACCGACGGCAAACTCGAAATGTTCCGCCGGGCGGCCGCACTGTACCGGCAAGCGGACGAACCCGCGCTCGCCGCGACGCGCTTAAAAGAAGCGGCGAAACTGCCGGGTATTCCGGAACCGGCCCTCGGCCCGCTGCTGACGGACCTGGCCAACGCGATGCTCGCGGCCAAGCAAACCGACGAAGTGTGGAAGGTCTTCCGGGAGATCCTGGCCACTCCCGGCGCGGCCTCGACCGCGACCCGGTACCGGATCGCCCGGGAGTTCGTGGACACGCGGCACCCGGGACTGGTTCCCATCGGGCGCGCGCTGTTCGAGCAGATCGCCAAGCAACAAAACATCGAACCGAACGAGCGCGAGTTCCACGAGCGCGCGCTGACCGAGTTGGCAAACGACCTGATCCAACAGAAGAATTTCGTCGACGCGGAGGCCCGGCTCCGCGCGCAACTCGCGCTCTACAAGGACGGCCCGGAGTCGCAGCTCGCCAAACTCTTACTCGGCGTGTGCCTC
The Gemmata palustris DNA segment above includes these coding regions:
- a CDS encoding CehA/McbA family metallohydrolase, whose translation is MPRLFLALGAIIALASAARAADVPVIPDVEGQPLAANAERLVKALDFLGTPLPEEAGKQLAKAIEDKDAKKVQEVLDKRVLFAVTINPEARLKVAKGPGDTILQQAGWTPVLVKVMNDSTVKKQLRVMSAQAGPVYSGPGQNAKNSKDDPKIVERFLGAEIFSAPPMTDTLSGLKVEYAIVLLYSSESGRREATIGFDIGQGNQDLGFRGETPVLFEVKPAVAVKVKVTDFDGKPTTGRFLITDASGHIYPPQAKRLAPDLFFQRQVYRHDGGTILLPPGKFLVQYGRGPEYALKTQELTVPFDGKGLTFAAKLERWINPADFGFFSGDHHIHAAGCAHYTNPTEGVLPEDMFLHVKGEGLNVGCCLTWGPCYDYQRKFFEAKPWQKSEPFTILKYDVEVSGFGSQALGHVCLLNLRDQTYPGSDGTKLKGWPTWTTPLMKWAKDQGAVTGYAHSANGLGVNPKEAAKRLLDALDTNKDGSVSPDEARAGKLPLPEPFATIDTNSDGALSAAELLKSTEKTANTLPNLNVPEMNGIGAQEICVTTAMGVCDFISAMDTARTPEWNCWYHIMNCGFPLKASGETDFPCISGSRVGQGRVYVQLGKKTDMVDYGAWCKGIAQGRSYVSDGYAHALEFAVNGTSAGFGDVKLDAAGTVKVAAKVAFAKDVSLGTAPGAQAPTGPSRKLELVVNGKVVQSKDIPADDKTHDVSFDVSIDKSSWVAIRHFPQMHTNPVNVIVAGKPIRASKASAKWCVGVIEQLWLVRGPGIKESERAEAEKTFKKALEMYKKIAEESADDLRKVD
- the def gene encoding peptide deformylase, which encodes MKIARYPHPALRVKARPVTAIDADVQKAAAEMLELMYRSEGLGLAAPQVTLDYQMIVMNFAGEADRPDQEVVAINPVILEAKGGTVNDREGCLSFPGLYQNVRRAKTVHVAAYNLKGEKFEMVCHDLAARVWQHEIDHLQGTLFIDKMGSLGLSRSQRDLEKFVSDFEKDKKKGDLPPDLEPKM
- the fmt gene encoding methionyl-tRNA formyltransferase, translating into MRIVMMGTGTFAEPTFEALIAAFGGDVVGLVTQPERDAGNKRGSTRQTGKGMANIARAANIPVAQPESINTPEGLELLRGTQPDLLVVAAYGQILSRDVLTVPTRGTINVHASLLPKYRGAAPVAYAILSGEPQTGVTIIKVTPGLDSGDMILQESLDILPTDTTGSLEARLSILGAQMAVEATHKYAAGGPVEGVKQDPALVTKAPKIKKEFGLIDWTKPAAGIERHVRAMQPWPTAYTFLHRPGKEPMRVIVIAANEFPVRYAPEAPAGRSFVDAKFPQSLFVVGGEVNSAERSVLEVHELQPAGKKKMTAEEFLRGYPIVEGMRFGPEVLV
- a CDS encoding transcription antitermination factor NusB, which encodes MTITARQVAADVLNRSRSRDGFAAELIDDALSKVSLTAQDRRFVTQLVFGVTRRAGTLDAILKPFIHLPFHAVQPRVWDLLRLGAFQLTFLTHVPKHAAVNETVELAPYVGALKAKGFVNGVLRRVSELVTEDFTDKPGADAVAFAWEPPPPSPFPSGEGEEQRQPTPPSPLPEGKGEQARATAMLETVSDSSFSLFPSRRGLQGEPAGGSPSPEVRGDGGVGSSSAVTGGKGSYRRLARPVLPDPVADPTGYFAAAFSFPQWLANRWVERYGPAECTRLGFWFNAPPPLWIRVNKQNASRESYRAQLAGQMIEAEPGAHPQSLRFAEHHSIRDLPGYAAGDFAVQDHSSMLVASALGVEPGMRVLDACAAPGGKTTHLTELMDNRGHVTACDIEAKRLETVTTLCQRLQMKDVETVLLNEDGELPPGPFDAALVDVPCSNTGVLGRRPEVRWRLKPNEFEHLIRLQTRLLILAAERVKPGGAVVYSTCSIEPDENEGVVKAVCRGMRSLSLEAEHSSAPGRPSDGGYWARLRKAK